In Streptomyces erythrochromogenes, the DNA window GGTGCCATGAACGGCTTTCCGCTGACGTCGGTGTAGGCGTCGAGCACGGATTTCAGCGTATCGCCGGTGAAGTACCAGGCGTCGAAGCGCTTCTCGTCGTGGGCGAGGGTGGTGGGGGCGTTGAATCCGTAGGAGCCCGGGGCCCAGGTGTTGCGCATGACGCCGTAGCCGTTGGTGGACATGTAGAAGGGGGCGGGGCTGGCGTTGTCGTTCTCGCGCCACTTGTTGTCGACCGCGATGGGGACGGTCTTGCCGCGCAGCGCCCACTCGCCGAGGCGCAGGCCGGTTCCGTAGAACTGCTCGTCCGCGCCGCGGGCGAGGTACTGCGTGGTGCGGCTGCCGGTCCAGCTCGTGGGCCGGGTCTCCTGCCAGACGGGGGTGGTGTCACCGGCTCGGTAGACGGAGAACCGCAGCGGCGACTTGTACACACGGATGGAGAGGGAACCCGTGCTGATCCGGTAGTACGCGCCCGCGTCGGTGCCGGTCGCGGCCACGGAGCCGAAGTCGGTGGTGACGGCGAGGTCGGAGCCGGCCGGGTCGTCGGTGAAGGTCCCGTCGGGCGAGAGCCAGAGGCGGAAGATGTCGGCGCGGGCGACGACCACGCGGGCCTTGGCGCCGCTGGAGGCCGTGACGGTGAAGGTGTTCCCGGACCGGGTGAAGCCGGTGACGTCGCCCGCGGTGGCCGTGGCCCCGGAGGGGGCGGCGGTGGCGGGCGCGACGAGCGGTCCGGCGGCGGCCAGGCCCACGACGGTGAGGGCGGCGGCGAGCAGGGCGGCGCCCGGGGCGCGCAGGCGCCGTCGCCGTGGTGCGCGCGGCCGCCCGGATAAGGGGGCCCGTCGGCTCCTGCGGATGCTGGGCAGTCTCATGGGCAGCTCCTCGTGCGGTCCGGAGAACGGACACAGCTCTTTGGCATGCACCCGGCAAGATAGCGCCCCGGAGGCGTTCTTTGAAGGATGCTGCTCGAAGTTGCCCTCCATCACGCATCTTTGAGCATTCGTCAGGTTCGCGTCGGCGCGCGGAAGCCACGGGTGACCAGGCGGTCGCGGCCGCAACGGGCGGTCGTCGATGCACGGGGACGAAATTGCGGGGGGGGGCGTCCAGAGCGGACGAGAAAGGCAAGGAGGTGAACCCACTCCTTGCCACTCTCAACTTATAGCGCACCGGGGGGCTTGCGGCAAGGCCCCGTCGCTGGGGCAAAATCGCGGACCGAAGCCAGAAGCTGCAGAAATGGGAGATCCACGAAGTGCATGCGTTTTTGCCGGTTCACGCATCGCGCGGTGACGTCGAGCAGGTCTCGGTCGCCCCGCGGGCCCGCAGCGCGTTCGACCTTCCCGACCACCTCTCCCCCAAGGCCGACCCGGCCCTGACCGACGCCGACGAGCGGCACTTCGCCGCCATCTCGGAGAGTCTCGCCCAGTCGATCGGCGAGCTCTCCGACCGCCTGGAGGCCGAGCGCAGGGCGCCCGGCGGCATCGGCCGGGAGGCGATGGACCGGGACGCCGAGATCCACCGTCTGACCGCCCGCCTGCGCACCCTGCGCCGCTTCGGCCTGGACCTGTGCCTGGGTCGCGTCGTCCCCGCCGACGGCCACGAGCCCGTGTACGTGGGGCGTCTCGGCCTCACCGACAGCACGGGGCGCAGGCTTCTGCTCGACTGGCGCTCGCCCGCGGCGGAGCCGTTCTTCGCGGCGACCCACGCCAACCCGATGGGCCTGGCGAGCCGCCGCCGGTACCGCTGGACCGGTGGCCGGATCAGCGACTACTGGGACGAGGTCTTCAGCGCCGACGCGCTCGAGGGGCACGCGGCGCTCGACGACCAGTCCGCGTTCATCGCAAGCCTGGGCGGCAACCGGTCGGCCCGGATGCGCGACGTGCTCTCCACCATCCAGGCCGACCAGGACGCCGTCATCCGCGCGGGGTCCCGCGGCGCACTCGTCGTCGACGGCGGCCCCGGTACGGGCAAGACCGTCGTCGCGCTGCACCGCGCGGCCCACCTCCTCTACTCCGACCCGCGTCTCGGCCACCGCCGCGGCGGCGTCCTCTTCGTCGGCCCGCACCAGCCCTACCTGGCCTACGTCGCCGACGTACTGCCCAGCCTCGGCGAGGAGGGCGTGCAGACCTGCACGCTGCGCGACCTCGTGGCGGAGGGCGCCGGGGCGGCGGAGGAGAGCGACCCGGCCGTGGCCCTGCTCAAGTCCTCCGCGGACCTGGTGAAGGCGGTCGACGCGGCCGTCCGCGTCTACGAGGAGCCGCCCACCCGCGGGATGACGGTCTCCAGCCACTGGGCCGACGTCTGGCTGAGCGCCGACGACTGGGCGGCTGCGTTCGAGGCGGTGGAACCGGGAACCCCGCACAACGAAGCCCGCGAGCAGATCCGGGAGGAGTTGATCGCCGTCCTCATGGACAAGCACGAGGACGGCGGCGAGGGCCACGACGTCCCGCCCGAGCTGCTCCGGCGGTCCCTGCTGCAGGACCGGGAACTGATCAGGACCCTCAACCGGGCGTGGCCGATGCTCGAGGCGACCGACCTCGTCGGGGACCTGTGGTCGGTGCCCGCCTACCTGCGCAAGTGCGCGCCCTGGCTGGGCCCCGACGACGTGACCAGGCTGCAGCGGGCGGACGCCCAGGCCTGGACGGTGTCCGACCTGCCGCTCCTGGACGCCGCCCGGCAGCGGCTCGGCGACGCGGAGGCCTCCGTCCGCAGGCGCCGGCACGAGGCCGCCGTCGCCGCCGAGCGCGCCCGCAGGGCCGACGCCATCGACAGCCTGCTGCAGAACGTCGTGATCGACGAGAGCGAGGGCGCGATGGGGATGCTGCACGGCCGCGACCTCCAGGACACCCTGATCGACGAGAGCGGGCTGCCCGGCGCCGAACCGGACCTCCTGGCCGGCCCGTTCGCGCACGTCATCGTGGACGAGGCCCAGGAACTGACCGACGCGGAATGGCAGATGCTGCTGGCCCGCTGCCCGTCGCGGAGCTTCACGATCGTCGGCGACCGGGCCCAGGCCCGGCACGGGTTCACGGAGTCCTGGACGCAGCGGCTCGAACGCGTCGGCCTCGACCGGATCACG includes these proteins:
- the helR gene encoding RNA polymerase recycling motor ATPase HelR — its product is MPVHASRGDVEQVSVAPRARSAFDLPDHLSPKADPALTDADERHFAAISESLAQSIGELSDRLEAERRAPGGIGREAMDRDAEIHRLTARLRTLRRFGLDLCLGRVVPADGHEPVYVGRLGLTDSTGRRLLLDWRSPAAEPFFAATHANPMGLASRRRYRWTGGRISDYWDEVFSADALEGHAALDDQSAFIASLGGNRSARMRDVLSTIQADQDAVIRAGSRGALVVDGGPGTGKTVVALHRAAHLLYSDPRLGHRRGGVLFVGPHQPYLAYVADVLPSLGEEGVQTCTLRDLVAEGAGAAEESDPAVALLKSSADLVKAVDAAVRVYEEPPTRGMTVSSHWADVWLSADDWAAAFEAVEPGTPHNEAREQIREELIAVLMDKHEDGGEGHDVPPELLRRSLLQDRELIRTLNRAWPMLEATDLVGDLWSVPAYLRKCAPWLGPDDVTRLQRADAQAWTVSDLPLLDAARQRLGDAEASVRRRRHEAAVAAERARRADAIDSLLQNVVIDESEGAMGMLHGRDLQDTLIDESGLPGAEPDLLAGPFAHVIVDEAQELTDAEWQMLLARCPSRSFTIVGDRAQARHGFTESWTQRLERVGLDRITVASLSINYRTPEEVMAAAEPAIRAALPDANVPTSIRSSGIPVVHGCVTDLESVLDGWLAAHSGGIACVIGDPAFRPTSRVRSLTPTLSKGLEFDLVVLVDPDRFGEGVEGAVDRYVAMTRATRQLVVLTSS